The following coding sequences are from one Corticium candelabrum chromosome 20, ooCorCand1.1, whole genome shotgun sequence window:
- the LOC134195338 gene encoding hydroxymethylglutaryl-CoA lyase, mitochondrial-like, which produces MSAIRLARLSIRRLSMSAHSTLDLPSRVKIVEVGPRDGLQNEKEVVPLSTRIELINRLSLTGLPVIEVGSFVSPKWVPQMANSGDVLRQISRISHVSYPVLTPNVKGFEAALAAGADEVAVFTAASETFSLKNTNASVEDSLLRIQDICDLAKVRSIKVRGYVSCVVGCPYEGSISPLAVARVAKRLYNMGCYEISLGDTIGIGTPGCVDSLLRAVSHEIPLSSVAIHCHNTYGQALANIYRSLQLGVSVVDSSVGGLGGCPYAPGASGNIATEDVLYMLHGLGIETGVDINEVVKVAKFICEKLNCRTASSVGQALSQSKL; this is translated from the exons ATGTCAGCGATTCGTCTAGCCAGGTTGAGCATTCGAAGACTTTCTATGAGCGCACAT TCGACGCTAGATCTACCATCCAGAGTAAAGATTGTTGAAGTTGGACCACGAGATGGTCTTCAAAATGAAAAG GAAGTTGTGCCACTCTCTACAAGAATTGAACTGATTAATCGGCTGTCATTAACGGGACTGCCAGTTATAGAAGTAGGCAGCTTTGTGTCACCTAAGTGGGTGCCTCAA ATGGCAAACAGTGGTGATGTCTTACGGCAGATATCTCGCATTTCCCACGTTTCTTATCCTGTTTTGACTCCCAATGTAAAGGGATTTGAGGCAGCA CTGGCAGCTGGAGCAGACGAAGTAGCTGTCTTTACTGCAGCATCAGAGACATTTAGCCT CAAGAACACAAATGCATCCGTAGAAGATTCCCTTCTACGTATTCAAGACATATGCGATTTAGCTAAAGTGAGAAGCATAAAAGTGAGAGG GTACGTTTCATGTGTTGTCGGCTGTCCATATGAAGGCTCAATATCTCCATTAGCTGTTGCAAGG GTTGCTAAACGATTGTACAACATGGGTTGCTATGAGATTTCGCTGGGTGACACAATCGGCATCGGAACTcctg GATGTGTTGATTCGCTGCTAAGAGCTGTCTCTCATGAAATCCCACTGTCTTCGGTGGCTATACACTGTCATAATACTTATGGTCAAGCGCTGGCCAACATCTACAGGTCACTTCAG CTGGGAGTTAGTGTTGTTGACTCGTCAGTTGGTGGGCTTGGTGGATGTCCTTATGCACCTGGAGCAAGTGGTAACATTGCCACGGAAGATGTTCTGTACATGCTTCATGGGTTGGGAATAGAAACG ggtgttgatattaatgaggTTGTGAAGGTTGCAAAATTCATTTGTGAAAAACTGAACTGTAGGACTGCATCCAGTGTTGGTCAAGCTCTTTCGCAATCGAAGCTATGA
- the LOC134195336 gene encoding uncharacterized protein K02A2.6-like: MSTGGFTFDHPSMDWNATDTYQEFKRFKEHVSFVFAGPLSKATNAERAGWLGMWVGQQGRELHKTFSWAEGEKEDPGKVLGKYEEYVSPRKNKRVSRFRFHQRVQKEDESFDTFLKDLRLLAMDCQFHDTEDILIDGIINGSRHKKVQERLLYEGQELTLTKSIQIARQFELSQQQLREMRGEDSGIAAVKPQKAIYKPKKAQLYPAVEQQARYKPQNLHTCGRCGNDQTHKKTRGKCPALGSTCTYCKKRNHWQTVCRARKTNRVYAMEPRSPEVSYTAQDSDSTEDEEDRSYINAVEPSHRAKQDRWLVRLEVGRSTKTFRIDTGAKCNVIVASKYKKLRNKGVLRRSRINLYSYSNHKINSLGVATIPIRYNSIDLETDFEIVDLEQDNIISGDLAEQLGLIQRVSKVNTRVETQTQLPHEFQDFPDLANVTGTLPGTYTIKIDPSAKGVVHPTRRQPVMLRDKVIEKLKEMENDGFITRVEEPTEWVSSMVVSLRKDKVRICIDPRDLNKAIRREHHPMKTIEEIVSNIPSAKVFSVLDAKSGFLQIKLDHESSMLTTFNTPMGRYRWLRLPFGLKCAPEIYQRIMDQMLEGIEGATAIMDDILIAGRDMKHHDQILHQVIERATSYNLRLNYEKCHIRQPSVRYIGHLITAEGLKPDPEKIKAVAEMPDPQDQSDVKRFLGFVTYLAKFIPNLSDVDKPLRLLLKTDVKFEWQHEHKASFQKLKELCTHAPVLAYYDTRKAVEIQCDASSTGVGAVLLQDGRPVAYSSRSMTPTESRYAQIEKEMLSIVHATTKFHHHVFGRHVQVYNDHKPLESIFLKPILSAPMRLQRMMLKLQWYDLTVTYRKGKDMQLADTLSRAYIPGEDPGNNDDLEYINTLKFVPITGTKHSEIQQATSTELKNLHFVILSGWPERREDVHITARPYWDSRDQLVVQDGIIFKGTRIVIPPSLRSQMLKLLHESHLGVVKCKQRAREVMYWPAMNAQIEDTVRRCDRCAEYQNRLPPEPLMPTPVPDLPFIEVGIDLFHFESKHYLILVDYYSKFIEVDELQDQTTSSTIQALKNQFCRHGIPEKCRSDNGPQFSSSDFQQFCKEYGVDHITSSPHFPQSNGEAERGIQTVKRLWKKVKDKQKALLDYRTTPLEGINLSPAQLLMGRRPRNTLPSSRKLLEHTSYNRESVQRHFQMEKMKQKQYYDSRPGVKPLPSLRPEDAVRMAPLPESNAWLPAKVDQQHKSPRSFVVECPKSGRKYRRNRRHLRPYPEASSLVNDTSRLDFTTGYNSLNSDNIASPLPDTPKAAVSEMEES, translated from the coding sequence ATGTCAACAGGAGGATTCACGTTCGATCATCCATCCATGGACTGGAATGCCACAGACACATACCAAGAGTTCAAACGCTTCAAGGAACACGTGTCGTTTGTCTTCGCTGGCCCTCTTAGCAAAGCCACGAACGCGGAAAGAGCCGGGTGGCTAGGAATGTGGGTCGGTCAACAAGGCAGAGAACTGCACAAGACCTTCAGCTGGGCTGAAGGAGAAAAGGAGGACCCCGGAAAGGTTCTAGGGAAGTACGAGGAGTACGTAAGCCctaggaagaacaagagagtaTCACGCTTCCGATTTCACCAACGCGTACAAAAGGAGGACGAGAGTTTCGACACGTTCCTCAAAGACCTACGCCTTCTAGCCATGGACTGTCAGTTCCACGACACAGAAGACATCCTAATCGATGGCATCATCAATGGCTCACGTCACAAGAAAGTACAGGAACGCCTACTCTATGAGGGTCAAGAACTTACACTTACCAAGTCCATACAAATAGCTCGACAGTTCGAGCTGTCACAACAGCAACTGCGAGAAATGAGAGGCGAAGACTCTGGAATAGCCGCTGTCAAACCACAGAAGGCGATCTACAAGCCAAAGAAAGCACAACTCTATCCAGCTGTTGAACAGCAGGCACGCTACAAACCGCAGAATTTGCACACATGTGGCAGATGCGGCAATgaccagacacacaaaaagacaagaGGAAAATGCCCAGCACTAGGATCAACCTGCACATACTGCAAGAAGAGAAACCACTGGCAGACCGTATGTCGAGCTAGAAAGACCAACAGGGTCTACGCAATGGAGCCTCGGAGTCCAGAGGTCAGCTATACAGCACAAGACAGCGACTCTACAGAGGACGAGGAAGACAGATCCTACATAAACGCTGTGGAACCCTCACATCGAGCCAAGCAAGACAGATGGTTAGTACGACTGGAAGTAGGAAGAAGCACCAAAACGTTCCGTATTGACACTGGAGCAAAGTGTAATGTCATAGTTGCCAGCAAATACAAGAAACTACGCAATAAGGGTGTCCTGAGGAGGTCACGGATAAATCTCTACTCTTACAGCAACCACAAGATCAACTCCCTTGGCGTGGCAACAATTCCCATCAGATACAATAGCATTGACCTGGAAACTGACTTCGAAATAGTTGACCTAGAGCAAGACAACATCATATCAGGCGATCTAGCAGAACAGCTAGGCCTCATACAGAGAGTGAGCAAAGTGAACACGCGCGtggaaacacagacacaacttCCACACGAATTTCAGGATTTCCCCGACTTGGCAAATGTAACTGGAACGTTGCCCGGCACCTACACCATCAAAATCGACCCCAGTGCCAAAGGAGTAGTGCAtccaacaagaagacaaccTGTCATGCTACGGGACAAGGTCATagagaaattgaaagaaatgGAGAACGATGGCTTTATCACCAGAGTAGAGGAACCCACAGAGTGGGTTAGCTCCATGGTAGTGTCCCTCAGGAAGGACAAAGTGAGGATCTGTATCGATCCTCGAGACCTAAACAAGGCAATTAGGCGGGAACATCATCCCATGAAGACAATTGAGGAAATCGTCAGCAACATTCCAAGCGCAAAGGTCTTCTCAGTCCTAGACGCGAAGTCTGGATTCCTGCAAATCAAATTGGACCACGAGTCATCAATGCTAACTACATTCAACACCCCCATGGGGAGGTACCGGTGGCTACGTCTGCCTTTTGGACTAAAGTGTGCTCCCGAAATTTACCAGAGAATCATGGACCAGATGCTGGAAGGTATCGAAGGGGCAACCGCCATCATGGATGACATATTGATAGCTGGCCGGGATATGAAACATCATGACCAGATACTCCACCAAGTAATCGAACGAGCCACCAGCTACAATTTACGCCTCAACTACGAGAAATGTCACATACGACAACCATCAGTTCGATACATCGGACATCTCATCACAGCCGAAGGGCTAAAGCCAGATCCAGAAAAGATAAAGGCAGTAGCGGAGATGCCGGATCCCCAGGATCAAAGTGACGTCAAAAGGTTTCTAGGCTTCGTCACTTACTTGGCAAAATTCATTCCAAACCTAAGCGACGTGGACAAGCCGCTGAGATTACTTCTGAAGACAGATGTGAAGTTCGAATGGCAACATGAACACAAAGCAAGCTTTCAGAAGCTGAAGGAGCTGTGTACCCATGCACCAGTGTTAGCTTACTATGATACTCGGAAAGCAGTAGAGATACAATGCGATGCGAGCAGCACAGGCGTAGGGGCGGTATTACTCCAAGACGGCAGGCCAGTAGCTTACTCATCAAGATCAATGACGCCTACTGAGTCGAGGTATGCTCAAATTGAGAAGGAAATGCTCTCGATTGTCCATGCAACCACAAAGTTTCATCACCATGTCTTCGGAAGACACGTACAAGTATACAATGATCACAAACCTCTGGAAAGCATTTTCCTGAAGCCCATACTGTCGGCACCAATGAGACTGCAGAGGATGATGCTCAAGCTTCAATGGTATGACTTGACTGTCACCTACCGAAAAGGGAAAGACATGCAACTAGCAGACACCCTCTCGAGAGCTTACATCCCAGGTGAAGATCCCGGAAACAATGACGACCTCGAATACATCAACACACTCAAATTTGTGCCAATCACGGGTACCAAACATTCGGAGATCCAACAAGCGACGTCTACAGAACTGAAGAACCTCCACTTTGTTATCCTCTCAGGCTGGCCAGAACGGCGGGAGGACGTCCACATTACAGCACGGCCGTACTGGGACTCACGAGACCAATTAGTAGTACAAGATGGCATCATCTTCAAGGGTACAAGGATAGTAATCCCGCCGAGCCTTCGTTCCCAAATGTTGAAACTACTTCATGAGTCACACCTTGGAGTAGTGAAATGCAAACAACGCGCCAGAGAGGTAATGTACTGGCCAGCCATGAACGCCCAGATAGAAGACACTGTACGGAGATGTGACCGCTGCGCGGAGTACCAAAACAGACTACCACCAGAACCTCTCATGCCAACACCAGTCCCAGACCTGCCATTTATTGAAGTGGGAATTGACCTTTTCCATTTTGAGTCCAAACACTATCTCATACTGGTAGATTACTACTCAAAATTCATTGAAGTGGATGAGCTGCAAGACCAGACCACGTCCTCTACAATCCAAGCGCTGAAGAACCAGTTTTGTAGACACGGCATTCCAGAGAAATGCAGGAGTGACAATGGTCCGCAATTCAGCTCATCAGACTTCCAACAATTCTGCAAGGAATACGGTGTCGACCACATAACTAGCAGTCCTCACTTCCCGCAGAGCAATGGTGAGGCGGAGAGAGGAATACAGACAGTGAAACGCCTCTGGAAGAAAGtcaaagacaagcagaaagcCCTTTTGGACTATAGAACAACCCCGTTAGAAGGCATCAACCTGTCACCTGCTCAACTGCTCATGGGAAGACGTCCTCGTAACACACTTCCCTCATCCAGAAAGCTACTAGAACATACCTCCTACAACAGAGAGTCTGTTCAGAGACACTTCCAGATGGAGAAGATGAAACAAAAGCAATACTATGATTCCAGACCAGGAGTGAAACCATTACCATCTCTACGACCCGAAGACGCAGTAAGGATGGCACCACTGCCGGAATCAAACGCTTGGCTCCCAGCCAAGGTCGACCAACAACACAAGTCACCACGATCTTTTGTTGTAGAATGTCCGAAGAGTGGAAGAAAGTACAGACGGAATCGAAGACATCTTCGACCGTACCCAGAAGCCAGTTCTCTTGTCAATGACACGTCCAGGCTCGATTTTACAACCGGATACAACAGTCTAAACTCGGACAATATAGCCTCACCTCTACCGGATACACCCAAAGCAGCAGTCAGCGAAATGGAGGAGAgctag
- the LOC134196091 gene encoding ATP-dependent DNA helicase RecQ-like, which translates to MSGQMLVKDTQLEVAIEETRIAMSYTELKEKQREAITAFVRGRDTIVLLPTGYGKSIIFSMLPLVFDKLKGCKGSIVVCVSPLTSLMMDQRTKLSPRGISCEFVGEAQCNETVIKEVLSGRVQLVFISPENLIGNPLYRNMLLKPRYKENLVALVVDEAHCIKTWGNDFRVIRNVTE; encoded by the exons atgtctgGTCAAATGCTGGTGAAAGATACTCAACTGGAGGTGGCCATAGAGGAAACTAGAATAGCAATGTCATACACAGAGTtgaaagaaaaacaaagagAGGCCATCACTGCATTTGTGCGAGGAAGAGACACCATTGTACTGCTGCCAACAGGCTATGGGAAGTCGATAATATTTAGTATGCTGCCTTTAGTGTTTGACAAACTGAAAG GTTGCAAAGGTAGTATAGTAGTTTGTGTCAGTCCGCTAACATCCCTCATGATGGATCAGCGAACAAAACTATCTCCTAGAGGAATTTCATGTGAGTTTGTCGGTGAGGCACAGTGCAATGAAACTGTAATAAAGGAGGTGCTATCAGGCAGAGTACAGCTTGTTTTCATCAGCCCTGAAAACCTTATCGGAAACCCCTTGTACAGAAATATGCTTCTGAAACCAAGGTATAAAGAGAATTTGGTGGCACTGGTTGTTGATGAAGCACACTGTATCAAGACATG GGGAAATGACTTTCGTGTTATCAGAAATGTAACAGAATGA
- the LOC134196092 gene encoding putative ATP-dependent DNA helicase Q1: MAVTATATRSTYDCILHCLSMNDVAVIALPPNRSNIQYSVQTMTTIEDFSATMSSQLMKEGTDMVKTVVFCRKYLDCTMLYFSLKRKLGKYLTQPVGAPNLQEFRLVDLYTSASTVEMREKLLTTFARAESTLRLLIATTAFGMGVDCKDIYRVFHWSPPREIEEYVQETGRAGRDGHRSQAILIYGNVHKTVSSRMKDYGENSVCCRREMLFSDFMFSVDKDPVAGCQCCDVCAMVCRHEECS, encoded by the coding sequence ATGGCTGTCACAGCAACTGCTACACGTTCTACATATGACTGCATACTTCACTGTTTGTCAATGAACGATGTTGCAGTTATTGCATTGCCACCCAATAGGAGTAACATCCAGTACTCAGTGCAGACCATGACGACAATTGAGGACTTCAGTGCTACCATGTCAAGCCAACTTATGAAGGAAGGCACTGATATGGTGAAGACAGTGGTATTTTGTCGGAAATACCTTGACTGCACAATGCTGTATTTCAGTCTGAAGAGGAAGTTAGGCAAGTACCTGACACAACCAGTTGGGGCTCCAAACCTACAGGAGTTTCGTCTAGTTGACCTGTACACGAGTGCATCAACAGTAGAAATGAGGGAGAAATTACTAACAACATTTGCTAGGGCGGAAAGTACACTGAGGCTATTGatagcaacaacagcatttggAATGGGAGTGGACTGCAAAGACATTTATAGAGTTTTTCACTGGAGCCCTCCCAGAGAGATTGAAGAATATGTACAGGAGACAGGGCGTGCCGGGCGTGATGGGCATAGGTCCCAAGCCATCTTAATATATGGCAACGTACACAAAACCGTTTCATCAAGAATGAAAGACTATGGAGAGAATAGTGTTTGCTGTCGCAGAGAAATGCTTTTTTCTGACTTTATGTTTAGTGTAGACAAGGACCCAGTTGCAGGATGCCAGTGCTGTGATGTTTGTGCAATGGTTTGTAGACATGAAGAGTGTTCTTAA
- the LOC134196093 gene encoding uncharacterized protein LOC134196093 has protein sequence MDVCFLCCQPFNSEWQRKKRKRLYGGSCAEARRLLEDVSLNSLGLPLATYCQRYESDESIFLCCNCEKKLTDLAKCTQRSHALKGEIEQLLTSVATTVTSGSLAKRPHLDTTETGSCTPEQLSPAGESAVTGAAGSPIVQTPSPRSPCLHYTNKSPAVTVTVQYRRGSKIFKLRTPRRRRAVKQCVRKSLSAMSSFMLQSRKGAGAAMSSLKNMIEREVKGLRKLNKSTMFLGGKESLTDFCWDNVWLELHRYAPTLMDVLSVLVLDPTDNKPMVCLVAAMVLKQRYKHFSIVQRAISLLLYGNGTSKQVYNCLQPLMVCLSYQSTIELVDVLSQDWDKEVRLWSEHWKALTLESHPPRDGGSNLPLLDTEPAAGQLEVSSERTISPRTFSPLATLSDISDSSPFASQELSPSCHGDSMVSDEVRSAGQTWTGFKVVGDNIDRNVRPAYQRMDHRTQSYHHFHSVAIKDRVDLSSASNETPQKRPLDLKSLLLTTNDVNRLKVISKSYCQGL, from the exons ATggatgtttgttttttgtgctGCCAACCTTTCAATAGTGAATGGCAGCGtaagaagagaaagagactTTATGGTGGCAGCTGTGCAGAAGCAAGAAGACTGTTGGAAGATGTCAGCCTGAACTCTTTGGGACTCCCACTAGCTACTTACTGTCAGAGATATGAATCAGATGAGTCCATATTTCTTTGCTGTAATTGTGAAAAGAAGTTGACAGATTTGGCCAAGTGTACACAACGCAGCCATGCTCTGAAGGGAGAG ATTGAACAACTGTTGACTAGTGTAGCAACAACAGTTACAAGTGGAAGTCTAGCCAAAAGACCCCATCTGGACACAACTGAGACAGGCAGCTGCACACCTGAGCAGCTGAGTCCTGCAGGAGAGAGTGCTGTGACAGGTGCAGCAGGGTCTCCAATTGTTCAGACGCCTAGTCCTAGATCCCCATGTTTACATTACACCAACAAGTCACCTGCAGTCACA GTAACTGTCCAGTACAGACGTGGTTCAAAGATATTCAAACTTAGGACTCCCAGGAGAAGGCGTGCTGTCAAGCAGTGTGTTCGGAAATCATTATCTGCAATGTCTAGTTTTATGCTACAGTCTAGAAAGGGAGCTGGTGCTGCAATGAGCAGCCTTAAGAATATGATCGAACGAGAAGTGAAAGGGCTACGAAAGCTGAACAAATCGACTATGTTCCTGGGCGGCAAAGAATCTCTCACCGACTTTTGCTGGGACAATGTCTGGTTGGAGTTGCATAGGTATGCTCCCACTCTGATGGACGTTCTGTCAGTTTTGGTGTTAGACCCGACAGACAACAAGCCAATGGTCTGCTTGGTGGCTGCCATGGTACTGAAGCAGAGATACAAACACTTCTCAATAGTTCAGCGTGCTATTTCTTTATTGCTCTATGGAAATGGAACTTCGAAGCAG GTTTACAATTGTTTGCAACCACTGATGGTATGTTTGTCATACCAAAGCACCATCGAGCTGGTAGATGTGTTGTCTCAAGATTGGGATAAGGAAGTTCGTCTTTGGTCTGAGCACTGGAAAGCATTAACCCTA gAATCTCATCCTCCAAGGGATGGTGGTTCTAATCTTCCTTTACTTGACACAGAACCGGCTGCAGGTCAATTAGAGGTATCTTCTGAGAGAACTATATCCCCTCGAACTTTCAGTCCTCTTGCAACATTGAGTGACATCAGTGACTCCAGTCCTTTTGCAAGTCAGGAGTTGTCACCATCTTGTCACGGAGACAG CATGGTTTCTGATGAAGTAAGGTCAGCTGGCCAGACCTGGACTGGTTTCAAGGTAGTAGGCGACAACATAGATCGCAACGTGAGACCAGCTTATCAACGAATGGATCATAGGACCCAGTCCTATCATCATTTCCACTCAGTTGCCATCAAGGATCGTGTTGACCTTTCCTCTGCATCAAACGAGACTCCGCAAAAGAGACCGTTAGACCTTAAAAGTCTACTGTTGACCACCAACGATGTCAATAGACTGAAAGTGATTTCAAAGTCCTATTGTCAAG GGTTGTAG
- the LOC134195392 gene encoding nicotinate phosphoribosyltransferase-like, with translation MDSDSGENAKRICGDGFRSSYSENKFRVVNGLVQPLLTDLYQITMAYAYWKNWKHYDRAVFDMFFRRNPFHGEFTIFAGLEECLRFISDFRFTDSDVSYLKELLPDTTEPEFFGYIRSLTAKDVTVSAIAEGSLVFPRVPLLRVEGPLPVVQLMETTLLNLVNYASLVATNAARHRLAAGSDKELIEFGLRRSQGPDGGVSASRYSFIGGFDATSNVLAGKLFGIPVRGTHAHAFVSSFSSLSEVKTRTIQPLPATGQSSHAVKFLPLVEGYIDVIASLLNTPKTEMNEGELAAFVAYAITFPHSFLALVDTYDVICSGMPNFCVVACALNQLGYRAVGVRIDSGDLAYLSKRVYHACNAVAEKFNMPWFNDLKIVASNQINEETLLSLNSQGHQITSFGIGTNLVTCQTQPALGCVFKLVELDDLPRIKLSQDTNKITMPGYKEAYRLYSRDGSPLVDLLQRKGDDPPLAGGKVLCRHPFEATKRAYVQPAHVESLYKVYWKDNKICQDLPSTKEIRSHTKRSLELLRDDHKRALNPTPYKVSVSESLYTYVHDMWLKHAPIGQLS, from the exons ATGGATTCTGATTCAGGAGAGAATGCGAAACGTATTTGCGGTGATGGCTTTCGTTCATCATATTCTGAAAACAAGTTTCGCGTTGTCAACGGTCTCGTCCAGCCTCTCTTGACCGACTTGTATCAAATAACGATGGCCTACGCGTACTGGAAAAACTGGAAGCACTACGACCGAGCTGTCTTCGATATGTTCTTCAGGCGTAACCCGTTTCACGGAGAGTTTACGATTTTTGCAGGCTTGGAGGAATGTTTGAGATTCATAAGTGACTTTCGGTTTACTGACTCGG ATGTTTCTTACCTGAAGGAGCTGCTGCCTGATACCACAGAGCCAGAATTCTTTGGTTACATCCGGTCTCTAACTGCAAAGGATGTGACTGTGTCTGCTATTGCTGAAGGATCGCTTGTGTTTCCAAGAGTTCCTCTGCTAAGAGTAGAGGGTCCTCTTCCTG TTGTACAGCTGATGGAAACAACTTTGTTGAATTTGGTCAACTATGCAAG CCTGGTTGCCACGAATGCTGCACGGCATCGTCTTGCTGCTGGTTCAGACAAGGAACTGATCGAGTTTGGTTTGCGTCGATCGCAAGGACCTGATGGTGGTGTATCAGCATCTAGATATTCTTTTATTGGAG GTTTTGATGCAACTAGTAACGTCTTGGCTGGTAAACTATTTGGAATTCCAGTTCGAgggacacatgcacacgcgttTGTGAGCTCATTTTCAAGTCTATCTGAAGTCAAAACGAGAACAATACAACCATTACCAGCAACCGGCCAATCATCTCATGCTGTCAAGTTTTTGCCATTGGTTGAAGGGTATATTGATGTGATAGCCAGTCTTTTAAATACGCCGAAAACTGAAATGAACGAGGGAGAACttgctgcatttgttgcaTATGCGATTACGTTTCCACACAGTTTCTTGGCACTTGTTGACACATACGACGTTATATG CTCTGGTATGCCTAATTTTTGCGTTGTTGCTTGTGCACTCAACCAACTTGGCTATCGAGCTGTCGGTGTGAGAATAGACTCGGGAGACTTGGCTTACCTATCTAAAAGGGTATACCATGCTTGTAATGCTGTAGCTGAAAA GTTTAACATGCCCTGGTTTAATGATCTTAAAATCGTGGCAAGCAATCAGATAAACGAGGAAACACTTTTGTCTCTAAACTCGCAG GGTCATCAGATTACATCATTTGGAATCGGAACAAACCTGGTCACTTGTCAAACACAGCCTGCACTCGGATGTGTTTTCAAG TTGGTTGAACTTGATGATCTACCACGAATAAAACTGAGTCAGGACACCAACAAAATCACAATGCCTGGTTACAAGGAAGCTTATCGGCTGTACAGTCGAGATG GTAGCCCTCTAGTCGATCTACTGCAGAGAAAGGGTGACGATCCTCCATTGGCAGGAGGAAAAGTGTTATGCAGACATCCTTTTGAA GCAACTAAACGAGCCTATGTGCAGCCAGCTCATGTAGAGAGTTTATATAAAGTATACTGGAAAGACAATAAG ATATGTCAAGATCTGCCGAGCACAAAAGAGATACGTTCTCATACCAAAAGATCTCTAGAATTACTTAGAGATGATCACAAGCGTGCATTAAATCCCACACCATATAAG gTGTCTGTTAGTGAAAGCTTGTACACATATGTTCATGACATGTGGCTGAAACATGCTCCTATAGGCCAACTGTCTTGA